A section of the Candidatus Latescibacterota bacterium genome encodes:
- a CDS encoding VCBS repeat-containing protein, producing the protein MTSTSLRRPLRALGMGLLGLLAAASAVTAAETRGGGPFAPREFPSEDGSPVDAVIVTSEALAPAFQVLADWHLARGTRCVLRTLEWVAANYPPGRDQAENLRVFLQDAHAQWGLRTVILGGDTDVVPVRYAVSYFHGGAGEDVPTDLYYACLDGNWNGDGDSRWCESSYQGQPGDGADLYPELEVGRLPVSTPAEAAALVAKLIAYRETRRDDFQQRILFLAEVLTPSSWSPEDPFSDILLDGGSFDAALIADALNPYVEHHELFQSWENPLWGATAASPRRLNVAAALDSMDSGNWAFVDQNGHGFRYNMSLGDGSCAVGQALALTNSMPFHLMLMNCSSAAFDFDCLAENFLRNPVGGAVAALGASRDSYPLSSWRYPDYYYRQLFQEGLTRPGRIVLEMRQAFAPGTDAEGSSRWTYLIMNYLGDPLLDLWAGAARTLDITAPAAVETGWQQVDVTVRAGVQPVAGATVTLSKAGELWSSGETDAAGLVRLPIQPLSAGAMDLVVWAPNAFQETRAVTVNAPAGAAPHLADWQLDDDPALDALNDGDGLLEAGESARLVAQIANDGLTDTQAFTLRLESLDPLLTVETDAESFGALPAGGAVWGVGDLVLRAQVDCPDAHRLRLALHVEDLAQQPLHSDTLAVIARAPAPVLAQWTFTDVGNGDGIWDESESWRAAPRWVNLGGGSGGPLSAQLVSHDVDLTVLEGDATLGPLELLESGAPAPGFLVQRVNAGVASAALLSLTDAFGRVREDSLDFLAPSPPAGLGAGFSEGAGELALRWEPVADADLAGYLVYVSQSSPTAFTRVTPLPLPHAGISLVGLAENSETWAYVTAVDRGGFESAAADTLYTSTSPPQLAGFPQATGAASSCPLAVGNVSGDAGLELVVGANVLYVWTADGNEPLDGDGDAQTLGPYSTAVRDVVGAVTLLPVPGTTYRRIAVATRDYGGIAERRIFLMDDAGQVLPGWPRPTLDWIWANLVAADLDGDGDDELAALDRSGNLYAFHADGSELIDGDANPATTGIFRRGLGSYSDGSPAAADLDGDGDDELVVMGGLGHRSLHVFDGDGSELPGWPVNLDPLNQLPGLKESRPLLVANLDNDPGGALEIVLCSENDSLYVFTSDGNRWPGWPRRLASGGGDLMPGPAPADVDGDGDLELFVLEIFGGGASRMHLFQLDGSEVAGWPLDLPMHAECSPVVGDLDGDGLFEVIQGSEQGVIYGYRSDGTVQPGFPIAVGGEVRGTPCLADLDGDGDIELLVSTWNRRVLAWDFSGPFGPETCPWPTLSGSALRRGEAGRWDDVPVAVSAVDLALAADGAARVAWRVGDPSLTRWDLERRRRPAPGASWSGALRVAEDLRPDGEGWCRWRDASPQPGEELEYTALARRDGQRVLLGRLLVPATPLATRLVGAHPNPFNPSTTVEFTLGAPGRVALDLLDVEGRRVRRLVEGLLPAGRHAALWDGRDEAGRLQASGVYLAQLRHAGGAETCRLLLLK; encoded by the coding sequence ATGACGTCCACTTCGCTCCGCCGACCGCTTCGCGCCCTGGGGATGGGGCTGCTCGGCCTGCTGGCGGCGGCGAGCGCCGTGACGGCCGCCGAGACGCGCGGCGGCGGACCCTTCGCGCCGCGGGAGTTCCCCTCGGAGGACGGCAGCCCGGTGGACGCGGTGATCGTCACCAGCGAGGCGCTGGCCCCGGCCTTCCAGGTCCTGGCGGACTGGCATCTCGCCCGCGGCACGCGCTGCGTGCTGCGCACGCTGGAGTGGGTGGCCGCGAACTACCCGCCGGGGCGCGACCAGGCCGAGAACCTGCGCGTCTTCCTGCAGGACGCCCACGCGCAGTGGGGCCTCAGGACCGTGATCCTGGGCGGCGACACCGACGTGGTGCCCGTGCGCTATGCCGTCAGCTACTTCCACGGCGGCGCCGGCGAGGACGTGCCCACCGACCTCTACTACGCCTGCCTCGACGGCAACTGGAACGGCGACGGCGACTCGCGCTGGTGCGAGTCCAGCTATCAAGGCCAGCCGGGCGACGGCGCCGACCTCTACCCCGAGCTCGAGGTGGGCCGGCTGCCCGTGAGCACGCCCGCCGAGGCGGCCGCGCTGGTGGCGAAGCTGATCGCCTACCGCGAGACGCGCCGCGACGACTTCCAGCAGCGCATCCTCTTTCTCGCCGAGGTCCTCACGCCCTCGAGCTGGTCGCCGGAGGATCCCTTCTCGGACATCCTGCTCGACGGCGGCAGCTTCGACGCCGCGCTCATCGCCGACGCGTTGAATCCCTACGTCGAGCACCACGAGCTCTTCCAGAGCTGGGAGAACCCGCTCTGGGGCGCCACGGCGGCCTCGCCCCGGCGCCTCAACGTGGCGGCGGCGCTCGACTCCATGGACAGCGGGAACTGGGCCTTCGTCGACCAGAACGGCCACGGCTTCCGCTACAACATGTCCCTCGGCGACGGCAGCTGCGCCGTGGGCCAGGCGCTGGCGCTCACCAACAGCATGCCCTTCCACCTGATGCTGATGAACTGCAGCTCGGCGGCCTTCGACTTCGACTGCCTGGCCGAGAACTTCCTGCGCAACCCGGTGGGCGGCGCGGTGGCCGCGCTGGGCGCGAGCCGCGACAGCTATCCGCTCAGTAGCTGGCGCTATCCCGACTACTACTACAGGCAGCTCTTCCAGGAAGGCCTCACGCGCCCCGGCCGGATCGTGCTGGAGATGCGCCAGGCCTTCGCGCCCGGCACCGACGCCGAGGGCTCGAGCCGCTGGACCTACCTCATCATGAACTACCTGGGCGACCCGCTGCTGGATCTCTGGGCCGGTGCGGCGCGCACCCTGGACATCACGGCCCCGGCCGCGGTGGAGACGGGCTGGCAGCAGGTGGACGTCACCGTGCGCGCGGGAGTGCAGCCGGTCGCCGGCGCCACGGTCACGCTGAGCAAGGCCGGCGAGCTCTGGTCCAGCGGCGAGACGGACGCCGCCGGTCTGGTTCGACTGCCCATCCAGCCGCTCAGCGCCGGCGCCATGGACCTGGTGGTCTGGGCGCCGAACGCTTTTCAGGAGACGCGGGCCGTCACCGTGAACGCGCCCGCGGGCGCGGCGCCGCACCTGGCGGACTGGCAGCTCGATGACGACCCCGCGCTCGACGCCCTCAACGATGGCGACGGCCTGCTCGAAGCCGGCGAGAGCGCGCGTCTCGTGGCGCAGATCGCCAACGACGGCCTGACCGACACACAGGCCTTCACGCTGCGCCTGGAGTCGCTCGACCCGCTGCTCACTGTGGAGACGGACGCCGAGAGCTTCGGCGCGCTGCCCGCGGGCGGCGCCGTCTGGGGCGTGGGCGATCTCGTGCTGCGCGCCCAGGTCGACTGCCCCGACGCGCATCGCCTGCGCCTCGCGCTCCACGTGGAGGATCTCGCCCAGCAGCCGCTGCACAGCGACACGCTCGCGGTGATCGCGCGCGCCCCCGCGCCCGTTCTCGCGCAGTGGACGTTCACGGACGTCGGCAACGGCGACGGCATCTGGGACGAGAGCGAGAGCTGGCGCGCCGCGCCGCGCTGGGTGAACCTCGGCGGAGGCAGCGGCGGCCCGCTGTCGGCGCAGCTCGTCTCCCACGACGTGGACCTCACCGTGCTCGAGGGCGACGCGACCCTGGGTCCCCTCGAGCTGCTGGAGTCCGGCGCGCCCGCACCGGGCTTCCTCGTGCAGCGGGTCAACGCGGGCGTGGCGTCGGCGGCCCTGCTCAGCCTCACCGACGCCTTCGGTCGCGTGCGCGAGGACAGCCTCGACTTCCTCGCGCCCAGCCCGCCCGCCGGACTTGGCGCGGGCTTCAGCGAGGGCGCGGGCGAACTCGCGCTGCGCTGGGAGCCCGTGGCCGACGCGGACCTGGCCGGCTACCTGGTCTACGTCTCCCAGTCGAGTCCCACGGCCTTCACGCGGGTGACGCCCCTGCCCCTACCCCACGCGGGGATCTCGCTGGTGGGCCTCGCGGAGAACAGCGAGACCTGGGCCTACGTGACGGCGGTGGACCGCGGCGGCTTCGAGAGCGCCGCGGCCGACACGCTCTACACGTCCACCAGTCCGCCGCAGCTCGCGGGCTTTCCCCAGGCGACGGGGGCGGCGAGCAGCTGTCCGCTGGCGGTGGGGAACGTCAGCGGGGACGCCGGCCTCGAGCTGGTGGTGGGGGCCAACGTGCTCTACGTGTGGACCGCCGACGGCAACGAGCCGCTGGACGGCGACGGCGACGCGCAAACCCTCGGCCCCTATTCCACCGCCGTCCGGGACGTGGTGGGGGCGGTCACGCTGCTCCCCGTGCCGGGCACGACCTACCGCCGCATCGCCGTCGCCACGCGCGACTACGGCGGCATCGCGGAGCGGCGCATCTTCCTCATGGACGACGCCGGCCAGGTGCTGCCGGGCTGGCCGCGCCCCACCCTCGACTGGATCTGGGCCAACCTGGTGGCCGCCGATCTCGACGGCGACGGCGACGACGAACTCGCCGCCCTCGACCGCAGCGGCAATCTCTATGCTTTCCACGCCGACGGCAGCGAGCTCATCGACGGCGACGCCAACCCGGCCACCACGGGCATCTTCAGGCGCGGGCTGGGCAGCTACTCCGATGGCTCCCCGGCCGCCGCGGATCTCGACGGCGACGGCGACGACGAGCTGGTGGTGATGGGCGGCCTGGGGCACCGTTCCCTGCACGTCTTCGACGGGGACGGCAGCGAGCTCCCCGGCTGGCCGGTGAATCTCGACCCGCTCAACCAGCTCCCCGGGCTCAAGGAGAGCCGGCCGCTGCTGGTGGCGAACCTCGACAACGATCCGGGCGGCGCGCTGGAGATCGTCCTCTGCAGCGAGAACGACTCGCTCTACGTCTTCACGTCGGACGGCAACCGCTGGCCCGGCTGGCCCCGCCGCCTCGCCAGCGGCGGCGGCGACCTGATGCCCGGCCCCGCGCCCGCCGACGTCGACGGCGACGGCGACCTCGAGCTCTTCGTCCTCGAGATCTTCGGCGGCGGCGCCTCGCGCATGCATCTCTTCCAGCTCGACGGCAGCGAGGTGGCCGGCTGGCCGCTGGACCTGCCGATGCACGCCGAGTGCAGTCCCGTGGTGGGCGACCTCGACGGCGACGGGCTCTTCGAGGTGATCCAGGGCAGCGAGCAGGGCGTGATCTACGGCTACCGCAGCGACGGCACGGTGCAGCCGGGCTTTCCCATCGCCGTGGGCGGCGAGGTACGCGGGACGCCCTGCCTCGCCGATCTCGACGGCGACGGGGACATCGAGCTGCTCGTCTCCACCTGGAACCGCCGCGTCCTGGCCTGGGACTTCTCCGGGCCCTTCGGCCCCGAGACCTGCCCCTGGCCCACGCTCTCCGGGAGCGCGCTGCGCCGCGGCGAGGCCGGCCGCTGGGACGACGTGCCCGTGGCCGTCAGCGCCGTGGACCTGGCCCTCGCCGCCGACGGCGCCGCGCGCGTGGCCTGGCGCGTGGGCGATCCCTCGCTGACGCGCTGGGACCTGGAGCGCCGCCGGCGGCCGGCGCCGGGCGCGTCCTGGTCGGGGGCCCTGCGCGTGGCGGAGGATCTCCGGCCTGACGGCGAGGGCTGGTGCCGCTGGCGCGACGCGAGCCCGCAGCCCGGCGAGGAGCTCGAGTACACGGCCCTGGCGCGGCGTGACGGACAGCGCGTCCTGCTGGGGCGTCTCCTCGTTCCCGCCACGCCGCTGGCCACGCGCCTCGTGGGCGCGCATCCGAACCCCTTCAACCCGAGCACCACGGTGGAGTTTACCCTCGGCGCGCCGGGGCGCGTGGCGCTGGATCTGCTCGACGTCGAAGGCCGCCGCGTGCGTCGGCTCGTGGAAGGTCTGCTGCCGGCCGGTCGGCACGCCGCGCTCTGGGACGGTCGCGACGAGGCCGGCCGCCTGCAGGCCAGCGGCGTCTACCTGGCGCAGCTGCGCCACGCCGGCGGCGCCGAGACCTGTCGCCTGCTGCTGCTGAAGTGA
- a CDS encoding UDP-N-acetylmuramoyl-L-alanyl-D-glutamate--2,6-diaminopimelate ligase yields MPVAALAIDSRRVTPGALFAALPGAAADGRAFIPQALAAGAVALLLPAGAAPPPDVPALLCAAPRRAAGRVAQRLAGDPAARLALLGVTGTNGKSSCVLLLQALMGGAPRWGALGTLRFDTGGAVHPSTHTTPDPVSLAALLGESVDRGQAGVAMEVSSHALDQERVAGLAFAGVLFTNLSRDHLDYHGDMARYLDAKRRLLGLRRPGATALVNADDPAFAPWANGRDVLGVGRAPGAAYRVRDVELGAAGSRFRLDWQGGSLAVTSPLTGDFNVSNAAGALALALALGEAPAALAARLAAFDGVPGRMQRVPLAEGPLAIVDYAHSPDAVERVLAACRPLCAGRLVVVLGAGGDRDRGKRPLMARAAQAGADVVVLTSDNPRSEDPAAILAEMETGLDRSRGSWHKEVDRARAIRLALDGAAPDDLVAVLGKGHERTQEIAGERLPFDDVDVLRRAWAALNGER; encoded by the coding sequence CTGCCCGTCGCCGCGCTCGCCATCGACAGCCGCCGGGTCACGCCCGGCGCGCTCTTCGCCGCGCTGCCCGGCGCCGCCGCCGACGGCCGCGCGTTCATCCCCCAGGCCCTGGCCGCCGGTGCGGTGGCGCTGCTGCTGCCGGCGGGAGCCGCGCCCCCCCCCGACGTTCCCGCGCTGCTCTGCGCAGCGCCGCGCCGCGCCGCGGGGCGGGTGGCGCAGCGACTCGCGGGCGACCCTGCCGCGCGCCTCGCGCTGCTCGGCGTGACCGGCACCAACGGCAAGAGCAGCTGCGTGCTGCTGCTGCAGGCGCTGATGGGCGGCGCGCCGCGCTGGGGCGCGCTGGGCACGCTGCGCTTCGACACGGGCGGCGCCGTGCATCCGAGCACGCACACGACGCCGGATCCCGTCAGCCTGGCGGCGCTGCTCGGCGAGAGCGTCGACCGGGGACAGGCCGGCGTCGCGATGGAGGTGAGCAGCCACGCCCTCGACCAGGAGCGCGTGGCCGGCCTGGCCTTCGCCGGCGTTCTGTTCACGAATCTCAGCCGCGACCATCTCGACTATCACGGCGACATGGCGCGCTACCTCGACGCCAAGCGCCGCCTGCTCGGCCTGCGCCGTCCGGGCGCGACCGCGCTGGTCAACGCGGACGACCCCGCCTTCGCCCCCTGGGCGAACGGGCGGGACGTCCTCGGCGTCGGCCGCGCGCCGGGAGCGGCGTACCGCGTGCGCGACGTGGAGCTGGGCGCCGCGGGCAGCCGCTTCCGTCTGGACTGGCAGGGCGGCTCGCTGGCGGTGACGAGCCCACTCACCGGCGACTTCAACGTGAGCAACGCCGCCGGCGCGCTGGCGCTGGCCCTCGCTCTGGGGGAAGCGCCCGCCGCGCTCGCCGCGCGGCTGGCCGCCTTCGACGGCGTGCCCGGCCGCATGCAGCGGGTGCCGCTGGCCGAGGGGCCGCTCGCCATCGTCGACTACGCCCACAGCCCCGACGCCGTGGAGCGCGTGCTGGCGGCCTGCCGGCCGCTCTGCGCCGGGCGCCTGGTGGTGGTGCTCGGCGCCGGCGGGGATAGAGACCGCGGCAAGCGTCCCCTCATGGCGCGGGCGGCGCAGGCCGGGGCGGATGTGGTGGTGCTCACCAGCGACAATCCCCGCAGCGAGGATCCCGCGGCGATTCTCGCCGAGATGGAAACAGGATTGGACCGTTCGCGCGGAAGCTGGCACAAAGAGGTGGACCGGGCCCGGGCGATCCGCCTCGCGCTGGACGGCGCCGCGCCGGACGACCTGGTGGCCGTGCTGGGCAAGGGCCACGAGCGCACGCAGGAGATCGCGGGCGAGCGCTTGCCCTTCGACGACGTGGACGTCCTGCGGCGGGCCTGGGCCGCGCTGAACGGAGAGCGATGA
- the murF gene encoding UDP-N-acetylmuramoyl-tripeptide--D-alanyl-D-alanine ligase gives MITPDWIAARLGAHGLLRESRTGTRPLRGARQDSRSLRPGELFVALKGERADGHVHADAALAAGAGGALLGDAGRYAALAAAHPDASLYLVTSPLGALQQLAADYLASLGAVVVGVTGSNGKTATKDCCRALLATLGPCYASEGNFNNLIGLPMTVLAAPADTRYLVLEMGCSGFGEIAALAALFPPFAGIITNIGAAHLEQLGDLDGVARAKGELAAALPADGLLLLDAAGPYTARLAARSRARLLRYGHGAGDLVLEDLGPDGPGARRLRVDGQTLTLPRPWRHSQLALGAAWLLARTLGAAPEALAAAAPGAFRETNRGGTRPLGDWTVVDDSYNANPDSMRAALEWLAAAPLPAEARRWAVLGDMLELGDGAADLHRALGERAAVLGTAGAIAGLFAYGPLSRALVDAARAAGLDAAHFDDHAALAEALAARLAPGDLLLVKGSRGMAMETVIRLLERAAARTGESRR, from the coding sequence ATGATCACGCCGGACTGGATCGCGGCGCGCCTCGGGGCGCACGGACTCCTGCGCGAGTCGCGGACGGGCACGCGTCCGCTGCGGGGCGCGCGGCAGGACAGCCGTAGCCTGCGTCCGGGCGAGCTCTTCGTGGCGCTGAAGGGCGAGCGGGCGGACGGGCACGTCCACGCGGACGCCGCCCTGGCCGCCGGCGCCGGCGGCGCGCTGCTCGGCGACGCCGGGCGCTACGCCGCGCTGGCCGCCGCGCATCCCGACGCGTCGCTCTACCTCGTGACGAGTCCCCTGGGCGCGCTGCAGCAGCTCGCCGCGGACTACCTCGCCTCGCTGGGTGCGGTGGTGGTGGGCGTCACCGGCAGCAACGGCAAGACGGCGACCAAGGACTGCTGCCGCGCGCTCCTCGCCACGCTGGGCCCCTGCTATGCGAGCGAGGGCAACTTCAACAACCTGATCGGCCTGCCCATGACCGTCCTCGCCGCGCCGGCCGACACGCGCTATCTGGTGCTCGAGATGGGATGCTCGGGCTTCGGCGAGATCGCCGCGCTCGCGGCGCTCTTCCCGCCCTTCGCGGGGATCATCACCAACATTGGCGCCGCGCACCTCGAGCAGCTCGGCGACCTCGACGGCGTCGCGCGGGCCAAGGGCGAACTCGCCGCCGCGCTGCCCGCGGACGGCCTGCTGCTCCTCGACGCCGCCGGCCCCTACACCGCGCGCCTCGCCGCGCGCAGCCGCGCGCGCCTGCTGCGCTACGGCCACGGCGCGGGCGACCTCGTGCTCGAAGACCTGGGTCCCGACGGCCCCGGCGCTCGCCGCCTGCGCGTCGACGGCCAGACCCTCACCTTGCCGCGGCCCTGGCGGCACAGCCAGCTCGCCCTGGGCGCGGCCTGGCTGCTCGCGCGCACGCTGGGCGCCGCGCCGGAAGCGCTGGCCGCCGCCGCGCCCGGCGCCTTCCGCGAGACGAACCGCGGCGGCACGCGCCCGCTCGGCGACTGGACCGTGGTGGACGACAGCTACAACGCCAACCCCGACTCCATGCGCGCCGCGCTGGAGTGGCTGGCCGCGGCGCCCCTCCCCGCGGAGGCCCGCCGCTGGGCCGTGCTCGGCGACATGCTCGAGCTCGGCGACGGCGCCGCCGACCTGCACCGCGCCCTGGGCGAGCGCGCGGCGGTGCTGGGGACGGCTGGGGCCATCGCCGGGCTGTTCGCCTACGGCCCTCTCAGCCGCGCCCTGGTGGACGCGGCCCGTGCGGCCGGACTCGACGCCGCGCACTTCGACGACCACGCCGCCCTGGCCGAGGCCCTCGCCGCGCGTCTCGCGCCGGGCGACCTGCTGCTCGTGAAGGGCTCGCGGGGCATGGCCATGGAGACGGTGATCCGACTGCTGGAGCGGGCCGCGGCCCGCACGGGCGAATCGAGGCGCTGA
- a CDS encoding glycosyltransferase: MSRRVLMVAYFFPPMGDGGVFRSLKLARYLPRHGWEPVLLCGRPEDYWVRDASLLDELPTSLEVHRVGGLTGQSLLRRLRRGGASGGDATASGSRSSGLFRRLRRLGDWLTLPDAYAGWIAPARRAGAERLAAGDIDLIYSSSPPDSAHRVAGPLAARAGLPWVADFRDPWFNLHLKTPPTPLHRALHRRMEARVLREAQVVAVTEGWRRYYAERCARPPVLIRNGFDPADYEGLAASARADGLLHLLHTGKLSLTRSARPLLEGFAALRETRPALAERARLHFLGPRESDNEAAVAALGLEALVRFEDSVPHAESVARQAAADLLLLIKHDDPRYRDLIPGKFYEYAAAGPPILAMTPAGEIETLLREHALGWTCRPRAESVRDALGEALSALDEGRWTRRPAPEAFSRQAQAAAMAALFDACVERAAKGGRS; encoded by the coding sequence ATGAGCCGGCGCGTGCTGATGGTGGCCTACTTCTTCCCGCCCATGGGGGACGGGGGCGTCTTCCGCAGCCTCAAGCTCGCGCGCTACCTGCCCCGGCACGGCTGGGAGCCCGTGCTGCTCTGCGGCCGGCCCGAGGACTACTGGGTGCGCGACGCGTCGCTGCTCGACGAGCTGCCGACCTCGCTCGAGGTGCACCGCGTGGGCGGCCTCACCGGGCAGTCCCTGCTGCGACGTCTCCGCCGCGGCGGCGCGAGCGGCGGCGACGCGACCGCGAGCGGCAGCCGCTCCAGCGGCCTCTTCCGCCGCCTGCGCCGCCTCGGCGACTGGTTGACGCTGCCCGACGCCTACGCCGGCTGGATCGCGCCGGCGCGCCGCGCCGGGGCCGAGCGGCTGGCGGCGGGGGACATCGATCTCATCTACTCGAGCAGTCCGCCCGACAGCGCGCACCGCGTGGCGGGGCCGCTGGCGGCGAGGGCGGGCCTGCCCTGGGTGGCGGACTTCCGCGATCCCTGGTTCAATCTGCATCTCAAGACGCCGCCGACGCCGCTGCACCGCGCGCTGCACCGCCGCATGGAGGCGCGCGTGCTGCGCGAGGCGCAGGTGGTCGCGGTGACCGAAGGCTGGCGGCGCTACTACGCGGAGCGCTGCGCGCGGCCGCCGGTGCTCATCCGCAACGGCTTCGATCCGGCGGACTACGAAGGCCTCGCCGCGTCGGCGCGCGCGGACGGACTGCTCCACCTGCTGCACACGGGCAAGCTCAGCCTCACGCGCTCGGCGCGTCCGCTGCTGGAGGGCTTCGCCGCGCTGCGCGAGACGCGGCCCGCGCTGGCCGAACGTGCGCGGCTTCACTTCCTGGGGCCGCGCGAGAGCGACAACGAGGCGGCCGTGGCCGCGCTGGGCCTGGAGGCGCTGGTGCGTTTCGAGGACTCGGTGCCCCACGCGGAGAGCGTCGCGCGGCAGGCGGCGGCGGACCTGCTGCTGCTCATCAAGCACGACGATCCGCGCTACCGCGATCTCATCCCCGGCAAGTTCTACGAGTACGCCGCGGCGGGCCCGCCCATCCTGGCCATGACGCCGGCCGGCGAGATCGAGACGCTCCTGCGCGAGCACGCGCTGGGCTGGACCTGCCGCCCGCGCGCCGAGAGCGTGCGCGACGCCCTGGGCGAGGCGCTGAGCGCGCTCGACGAGGGGCGCTGGACACGCCGGCCCGCGCCCGAGGCCTTCAGCCGTCAGGCCCAGGCCGCGGCCATGGCGGCGCTCTTCGACGCGTGCGTGGAGCGCGCCGCGAAAGGGGGACGGTCGTGA
- a CDS encoding phospho-N-acetylmuramoyl-pentapeptide-transferase, with translation MLYHLHYLLLDWFSGFNVFRYITFRSAYALVTALVISFFMGPWVIRRLRRMQLGERIRAELPDSHQAKAGTPTMGGLLILASILIPTLLWADLTNRYVQLVIAVTVGTGLLGFTDDYLKVVKKQSKGLVGRYKLVGQVGLGLALGLFLYFQPLDPQGGGVTMELPFFKGMLLNLGLFYIPVVVLVLTGTSNAVNLTDGLDGLAIGVVSIIFVAFTGLVYVSGHRVFSEYLNIVYLPGAGELTVYCAAVVGASLGFLWFNTHPAEIIMGDTGSLALGGALGTVAILIKKELLLVILGGVLVMEAASVILQVWSFKRRGKRIFKMAPLHHHFELQGWAESKVVVRFWILAVLLVMVGLSTLKLR, from the coding sequence ATGCTCTATCACCTGCACTACCTGCTGCTGGACTGGTTCAGCGGATTCAACGTCTTCCGCTACATCACGTTTCGCAGCGCCTACGCGCTGGTGACGGCCCTCGTGATCAGCTTCTTCATGGGGCCCTGGGTCATCCGCCGGCTGCGCCGCATGCAGCTGGGCGAGAGGATTCGCGCCGAGCTGCCCGACAGCCATCAGGCCAAGGCGGGCACGCCCACCATGGGCGGGCTCCTGATCCTCGCGAGCATCCTCATCCCCACGCTGCTCTGGGCGGACCTCACGAACCGCTACGTGCAGCTGGTGATCGCCGTCACCGTGGGCACGGGTCTGCTGGGCTTCACGGACGACTATCTGAAGGTCGTCAAGAAGCAGAGCAAGGGCCTGGTCGGGCGCTACAAGCTCGTGGGGCAGGTGGGCCTCGGTCTCGCGCTCGGCCTCTTCCTCTACTTCCAGCCGCTGGATCCCCAGGGCGGCGGCGTGACGATGGAGCTGCCCTTCTTCAAGGGGATGCTGCTCAACCTGGGGCTCTTCTACATCCCGGTGGTGGTGCTGGTGCTGACGGGCACCAGCAACGCCGTGAACCTGACCGACGGTCTCGACGGCCTCGCCATCGGCGTGGTGAGCATCATCTTCGTGGCCTTCACGGGGCTCGTCTACGTGAGCGGCCACCGGGTGTTCAGCGAGTACCTGAACATCGTCTACCTGCCCGGCGCCGGCGAGCTCACGGTCTACTGCGCGGCGGTGGTGGGGGCGAGCCTCGGCTTCCTCTGGTTCAACACGCATCCGGCGGAGATCATCATGGGCGACACGGGCTCGCTGGCCCTGGGCGGCGCGCTGGGCACGGTGGCGATCCTGATCAAGAAGGAGCTGCTGCTGGTGATCCTGGGCGGCGTGCTCGTGATGGAGGCCGCCAGCGTGATCCTCCAGGTCTGGAGCTTCAAGCGCCGCGGCAAGCGCATCTTCAAGATGGCGCCGCTGCATCACCACTTCGAATTGCAGGGCTGGGCGGAATCCAAGGTCGTGGTGCGCTTCTGGATCCTCGCCGTGCTCCTGGTCATGGTCGGCCTCAGCACCCTGAAGCTGCGATGA
- a CDS encoding STAS domain-containing protein codes for MTLICEPMDGILTLRPADEWDDILHEELARAVRSRLATGGRSFLVDLAATTHIRFRVLSKLLDLHDEVKRAGGELVLAGPSFYLMEILAAGDVPRSIPVYPSEASAALGIRPDFAASSQFPHEGERRGSGLVF; via the coding sequence GTGACCCTGATCTGCGAGCCGATGGATGGCATTCTGACTCTGCGTCCCGCCGACGAGTGGGACGACATCCTGCACGAGGAACTCGCTCGCGCAGTGCGCTCGCGGCTGGCCACGGGGGGACGCAGCTTCCTGGTGGACCTTGCGGCCACCACGCACATCCGCTTTCGGGTGCTGTCGAAGCTGCTCGACTTGCACGACGAGGTGAAGCGCGCCGGCGGCGAGCTGGTGCTGGCCGGGCCGAGCTTCTACCTCATGGAGATTCTGGCGGCGGGGGACGTTCCCAGATCGATTCCGGTCTATCCTTCGGAGGCGAGTGCGGCCTTGGGGATCCGGCCTGACTTCGCCGCCAGTTCACAGTTTCCGCACGAGGGTGAGAGAAGGGGAAGCGGTCTGGTCTTCTAG
- a CDS encoding division/cell wall cluster transcriptional repressor MraZ, which yields MAAFIGTHRCKVDDKGRLQVPAVFRRSSGIEGGETFVVTRGFDKHLILYGPDGWRDFQERLNALPSGSKKRQVIRFFSHNSAPLLVDRQGRVNLPKSFLGDYGIRDEVLLVGALDHIELWNPADFDTQISDVDDALREVEHLL from the coding sequence ATGGCCGCCTTCATCGGAACCCATCGCTGCAAGGTCGACGACAAGGGACGCCTCCAGGTGCCCGCCGTCTTCCGCCGCAGTTCGGGCATCGAGGGGGGAGAGACCTTCGTGGTCACACGCGGCTTCGACAAGCACCTGATCCTCTACGGCCCGGATGGATGGCGGGACTTCCAGGAGCGTCTGAACGCCCTTCCCTCGGGATCCAAGAAGCGCCAGGTGATCCGCTTCTTCAGCCACAACTCCGCGCCGCTCCTGGTGGACCGGCAAGGACGCGTGAACCTGCCGAAGAGCTTCCTCGGCGACTACGGGATCCGCGACGAGGTTCTCCTCGTCGGCGCGCTCGACCACATCGAGCTGTGGAATCCTGCGGACTTCGACACGCAGATCAGCGACGTGGACGACGCCCTTCGCGAGGTGGAACACCTCCTCTGA